The DNA region CAACACATCCCCAACCAGAGCtgtgcaacaacaacaaaaaaatcctatGTGTTTTCTGACTTCCTCGTTGACTGCCATGCTAAGAGAGaaaatgatggtttttttttaaaaaacaaaacaaaaaaacaaaatgcaagcatgaaaatcaaaacacatcTTCTGCTTGATCTAGCAAGGACCGGAAAGCGGAACAATTGTGTGAGGTTTCTTCTGAAGCTGAAACTGTTAGGCTGTTCCAGTCTGTGGGTCCCTTTAAGCCATGTTTTGGTTTTCAGCCAAGAAGACAGCTGTTGGAAGGAAGTGCTTCCTCACCGAAGGCTGTCAAGGCACAGACATTAAAGGGACAGAGCCCTTTCAAAGTGCAGGCTTATCACCGAGTTTCCTCCCAGGAGCCTCAGAACGATCCCTCCTCAGCCCAGAAGGaaattgagacttttttttttttaattgtggaaACACTGGCTTTTCAAGGTCTAAAAGGAGGGTTAGCTACAGCTCCAAGGACAAGGGCACACAGGATTTAGGTAAAATGTTGTAGGTACTTCCACAGCCccaaggggaaaaataaaaaaaaaagcttctctccccccccctcccttcccttccgaATGAGACCCATATAAATGAACACAAAAGAACTCAATGAATGCTTCCAGGTTGTGTGCATTCCTAAGGAGGGGCTGAGGAAAGGACCCCGCCCTCACCTTCAAGGGCACTGGGTTACGGAACACAACCCAACTCCATTAGGTCAGAAATTCCAACTACAACACACCACTGGTCCAGCCCCTCACTCAACACGGGAAAAGAGGTTCCCTGAAAGTGTACACAACCACGCATGCACTTGCTGCCAGCTGCTGAACTGGAGGGAGGgggtgcccccaccccacccccagtctttcTGATCCCCTGCCTGAGTTGCGTCAGGCACAACGCCGCCTGCTGGCCACGCACCAAGCGCAAATAGCCCACCACCCACGGAGGGCCCACAGTCCTTGAAGGGGGGTGGGAAGCGACGACGGGGGGGACGGGACGGCGCTGGAATGGGAGCCAGGCATTCTCCCTAACTTTTGGAAGCCTGAGTGGGATTGTGCACAGCCCTCGTCTTTTGGGGAGTCTTTCCCATTCCCAGACCTGGTGGCCTAGAGGAACCTTTCCAACGCACTAACAGGTTTCAGCCTAGGTAGCTTTCCGACCTCACACCCTAGGGGCAAGGATTCCCGAAGAAGAAGAGGACAGATCAAATTTAAAGGAGGGTGTAAGCTGGTGTTTCCAGCCTCCACCTGGGTAAAGGTGAGCAGAACAGGACCACCGGCACGAAGCTACTATAACAAAGGGACcgcagccccccccaccccactccaggaTCCCAAGGAGGCAAGGACCCCCCCCGAACCAAGCTTTACCTGAGTCGCTCAAGGTGTCCTCTCCGGAGGTACTGAGGGCCTTGTGCTCGCCACTGTTGGCAGGACGGCCGCCTGCACGGGCAGGAGCGGCCACCGGGGCAGCAGCCGGAGCAGACACAGTAGTGACCACAGCGCTGGCCGCAGGGGCACTGATGGGGGCGGCGGACACCGGCGCCGGCTCACGCTTGTTCACCGGGAAGGGGAAGACCACGGCGGGGTCCACGCACTCGGCAGCCGGGTGGGAGAGGTCGGCGGGCAGGGTGGCCCCGGTGCGGCCAACACTCGCCGTTCCGCTAAGGGCACGGCCCCCGGGGTTGCTGGTACCCACTCCCGGAGCCGGGCAGGCTGTGCCGGCGCCCGGGGGCCCGTGGCCGTGCTGCAGCTTCTCGTTGACCGCGCGCTCCAGCTTCTCGCGGGCGGAGAAGCCGCTCCACATACAGTCCTGGAGGATGACCGGGTTAGGGGTGAGGCCACCCAGTCCCCCCAGACCGAACGCATCCTCCTCTGCCGGGTTGCCCCACAGGTCGGCCTCCGGCAGCAGCATCTCAGTGGCCCAATTCGAGGGCTCGGGGCTGTGCTCTGGGAAGGCGCGGCTGGGCGACAACGGGGGCGTGGGCAGCAGCTCAAACTTCTTCCAGATGTCCTCCCCCGGTGGGGTCGAGTCGGGACCGCCGAAGTAGAAGTCATCTTCGTCCGGATAGAAGCAGGGCTGCAGCGAGTCAAACTCGAGGTCTGGGTTCTTGCAGATCATCCCCGGCATGGTGGACGCGGTGCAGCTGGGCATCTGTTCGCCTCCCGGCCGGCCTCCCGACTAACCACTTTCCTCTCCGCTCTTTTTAAATGTGGGGGAGTGCTTCCTTCccgtgggggaggtgggggggggcaacAAGAGTCGCGCCAACCTCCAACACTACAACCAACAGATAAACCAAGAGAGAATGAGCCAGAGGGGGTGGATCGGTGGGGACAGGCAGTGGGCGCCCCCAATCTCGCCTACGAGCTTCCCAGCCTTTCCCACTGCTCGGGAAGGTGGAGGAAGTGGAGCCTCTCCTCCACTCCTTTTGTGTACAAGCTGTCTAAGACTGTGGGTGGGAGGGGGCTTGCAGATGCAGGGGCGGGTGGGTGGTGTGGCTCTGCCTGCAACTTTGGAAACTGCCGTTTCATTCACACAAGGCActgcctgggggagggggctgttCCTAGCTGCAGATCCTAGCTCCCACTAGCACGACAGCCCCTCTTGCACCAGGGTAGGTAGGACCCAACTGCTCAAAGGGAAGTCCAGCTACCGGGTACGAGACTGGACTACCTTCCATTTTGCAGAAATGAGACGTCGGCAGCGCAAACGCTAACGGGGTTCGGGAAACTTTATTAATTATTAAGGGCCTTTCTCCAAACAGACTAACAACAGGCACTTATATACCAAGCGCCTTCCACCCAGCGCCTCAATTTTTGTCTGATACCCTTGGTGGTCATCGTCTGCCTATAGCTTATTTTGACGCTTTGCAATGCTTTCCCTTCGGAACCCCCAGCCTCTTCCACCGAAAACAGGCTGAACCCCATTCCTAGGAATGGTGCAGGGGCGCCGGCGCGATGAGGGTCGCCGGAGAGAATCGCGTCCCCTAAGCTGGAGCAGCCGTGACCTACATTATCACTCGGGCACCCTAGCTTCGCCtaaccccctttccttccttcccgcGGCACCTTTTGGAGAACCCCAGCTTGGGGTGTGGACGCACCGGCTCCCAGTCAGCTCACACTTAGACAAATCTTGTAGAGCCTGGCGAATTTCTTTTCGCTAAAGCTATTTCTCTTCCCCGGGCCAGGGCTGTAAAAAGGATTAGGGCGGGTCTCTTCCAGCCAGGGTGCCCTCGGTTGCTGAATTGGCTTTTCAGGGAAAACCCCCAGATGGTTTTGTTTCGGAAGCAGACACGGTGTaacccccccgaaaaaaaaaagcaaaaaacaaacaaaaaaacaaaaacccggcATATTTGGGTGCCGGGTGCAGAGCCCGGCTCCGGGGCTTGCTTAGCCGCAGCGCTCCGCCGTTCCCCGGGCGCTCGGGGTTTTACAAGTACCGCTCCTTACCTCCTGCAGACTGCCGGGGATCCGGAGGCGACTCGGCGCTGGGGTCTCCGGGTGGGCTGAGGGGGCGGCGGCGGGAGGGGGCTGTCCTCGGGCGGCTgcggtgtgtgtgcgcgcgtccGCCTGGCTAGCGCTCGTTCAGCTCCAACCCAGTTCCCAGGAGCCCCCCGCATCCACCCAGCGCGTCCAGACAGATGACTGTCACTGGCTGCGCTTTGAAGCTCGAGGGATattattaactgaaaaaaatctgaCACACccggggggcggggagagaaggGGGCTGTGGCGCAGacgagggggagggagaaaggcagaggcaagcgcctttaccccgCCCTCTTGATTTCCATAAAAATCAGGGGAGGCGCCAAAGCCTTTCGCGCCAAAagccatttgctttttttttttttttttcctttttgcagaCTGCAGGCTGCAAAGCTGGGAAACCCGGGGCGTGCTCCTCCCGCCCTTTTGGACCCCCGGGCTTGCACCCGACGCACTCAGCGAACCAGCTGCGCGCCGAGCGGTGTTGCGCAGCACCCACCCCCATGGGCCTGGGCATTTCTtggttttaaaaacaacaacaacaacaaaaaaccctagagGGTCCCTGGGTGTGtagtgggagggggaagagaggttTCTAGCCCGGTCCCTACTTGCAttgccttttgtgtgtgtgtgtgtgtgtgtgtgtgtgtgtgtgtgtgtgtgtgtgtgtgcaagctgagctccaggccaaagtGGAACAAGGCCTGGCAGAGGGGGCTGTTCGTGTGTGATCTCGGAAGAAGGCGACGGGAGTGCAAAATGGGAGGCCGAGGACGCGCCCACGTAGGAACGAGACCGCAGGAGGTTTCTAGTTTCAAATTGAAAGGAAGGGGCGCCCCCcttgtttgaaaataaataagtgcGGGCTACGAGGGTGGCGCCGCATCGCTTTCTTCGGCCGAAGGCGACACCTCGCGGAGACGGAGCAGAAAGCGGAGCCACACGGCCCGGCCTCCGAGTGGGGCCACCCCCGCGAGACAGTTACCAGATCCTCGCTCCCGCGGGAGGGCTTGTGAAACGCGGGGAGCCGCGTCCGCTGAAGTCGTCCCCCACCTTTCCCAATCAGCCTTTCCGAAGTCAGGGCTGGTCGAAACTCCGGACCGCTGGACTCGGTGTAAATAGAAGGAACTGCAGTGTGGCTCAGGAAGCCTTGGGTTCGTATTGACGGTGGCATCAAGGAAAGCCACCGTCAACTTGGCTTCTTTTGTGTCCCGGCTGCCTCACTTACGAAGTGGCGTTAACAGAAAGAGCGTGACATCTTATTAAGACCCAGAGCAGGGTGTATGTGTTTTTCATTCGCCCCGTGGGGGaacatttccctccctcccatcccacaGCGCTCACTTCCGTTCGGGCAAACATTCTTAAGGGGGTATTTGTTTCCGAAATGATGGGGTTAAAAAATAACCGCTCCTGTCCCCCAAAACTTGACAGTTAGGACCCAGATCTCCTGTGGAGTCCCTTTCACTCCCACATTCCCAGTGGGATGGTATTGGCCCTCAAAAACACGTTCCCTTAAGCTTGTTTGTGGGTAAGCGTCTCCATTTCCCTCTAAATTGGAAATGACACCCCTCATTCACTTCCACCGAGAAAGAAGAGAATGCCTAAGGAGTCAAGTTCAAAATGCTGTGTATTAGCATGTGTGAAGGCTTCCCCATCTGCCCCCGAATGCCTACATAATTCTGGGGACCAAGGCAGATTCTAGGAAGCCGCCCGTGAATGAGGGGGTGAATCTCCCTTCCAAGAGCCTTTATTATTTGGGTCACTAATGTAAAACCCTATTACCCTTGCAAAAGCCTTTAACGCCCTCATTTCCACACTCCTGGCCTCTTCTAAACCAAGCCCACCCACTGCATTCTCCCCGCAAGGTGCCGGCTCTCTGAAACCTTTGCCTCCCTTTGTAATTATACATACACAGCAGGGACTATATGGTGAGTGCTCCTGAATGTTGATGGAGGTGGGTGTCATTGAAAGGGACCCTTTTAGGCAGCCAGATCTGGCAGGTTAGTTTTGTTTATTAGAGACACagcgggagagagagaggtgtgacTCCAGaaccggctctttttttttcccccctttttttgttgttgttgttgttgtccttgctgtttgggggaggaggttttgggtgggggcggggtggggtgaggggtggggcttctgtttttaaaatggggtCTCATATAACCCAAGATTGAACGGCACGTTTAGCGAGGAcagcctcgaactcctgatcctcttgccatCACCCAAATTCTAGAAGTACGGGTCTCAGGTctctgccaccacatctggcttccagAATCTCCTTCAGAACCTCACATAAAGGACGCTTAGACCTGTCTGCCTGAACTCTCGCAAGTAGCAGGAGGACTATGAAAATGGGtcaagatggcccagtgagtgTGGACGAATGTCCTCTCTCTTCACTCTGTTTAAAAGATAAGATGTTTCAGAAAAGAGGGAACAGGGAGAAGATGACCTGGTTACTCTACATGCCTCTGAGCAAACCGTTTATCTTCCTTGGACCTTAATCTCTAATCTCCTGCTCTTAATGCAAACCAGCAATTACTGAAATTACCAGCAAGTCTGAATCTGAAGGTTAGAAGAATGGTAAAAGTCAGCAAGTATTTATTGGTACCTTCATTGGCAGGTAGAGAGATAAAAGACAGTTCGTGGAGAAAAATTACCTAATAGCCATTCTTGGTGGACTCGCTGAGAAGCCATTCCTCTTAGAAATAAACACTGAAGCACTCCAAGATTCCAAGGGACCCACACGAATGAAAGGAATCCTTGGCAGGCTTTGTCCCCGTCTTGAGACCCCAACGTGGTGGATCAGGATGACAGCTTCCTGGATCTCACCTACGCCAGGAGGGAAGGAGACACACCCCTAACAGGGATGGTGTAAGTCTTACAAAGAGAATCTGGTTTATAAATAAGAAGATGGATGGAGGTTGCTtcaatttgttccttttttttttctttgctaaatgaaatgaataaaaatagcaCACAGGTACACAAATCCAGGGAGGACTTAATCCATGACTGGTTAGAAGACCAAAAACCTCACCCAGCCTCCAGGTTTCTCATAGGACCATCTTATTGGGTCCTAACCTCCCCTGCCTAGGTAAAGTTATAGTCCCTTGTACATACTTAACTCTTCAGCATTCCTGGAGCTGGGGTAAGAagtctgggagttcaaagccagcctggactatataccACAAGACCCTGTCCCAACAACACGAAATGCAGCCCTGTGAATTttgcttaagaaataattttaaaatccctGGGAAcaggctggccagatggctcagctgttaagggtGCTTGTTGCCATGTCTGATTACCTCAGTTCAGTCTCCAAGACTCGTGCACATGGTGGCAGGACAGAatggattcctgcaagttgtcctctgacagccaCATGCATTTATTGGCTCATGggttacacatacacatatactcaatttttttttttttaaaaaaaattgaacattaATTGactgctcattttttaaaagctggagaaaagaggaggtggaagaTGAGGGAGTGTTGTATGggaaaaagaagacagaggaggaagaggagaaaagaaaactgacattCTGTATTGCACACAAAAAAAGTAACATATGAAAATAGTCCAGATTTAAGATTTAATTGCGAAAagtaaaattatcaaagaagacAGATTCATAGGAAATACACTTCATTAAATATGAAGGTGTGGGACTCTCACAAAATATGAGACTTGAAGGAAGGTCAAATGATAGAAACTCATGTAGCATCCTGATCTACCTGGGGTTCTGGGGAGCTGAGGGAAGGAACCCGGGCTGGTAAAGCTGTCTCACTGTCTTCGCAGACCGATAAAGTCTCAGGTGTTATTAATGCTGTCTGGAAGTGGCCCCCAGAGTAGGTCACGGAGAGTCTACCTTGGCTGGGTGTCATAGAGTTAATCTTGCCTGGGAGATAAGAGCAGATTCAGAACAACTGAGTTTCCCTTTGGAGGACGTCTTTATGTGTAGATAAGGGGTGCACAGAACAAGCTACGCCTACACTTGTAATTTACTGTTTGATGACCCGTGAATTCATCAGCACTCAAAAATGTCATATTTGGGATGGCACTTCCTGAGTGCCCTCAGAGGCAAAGATTATATTCCCTGTGCATGAAGGGCTCCCATAAactgaatggggggtgggggagaacagCCAGAGAGAAATCTGGTTCCAGGATGTGAAAAGGTAATTTGccaaataggaaatgaaaactgAGCACAACCGTGAGATGATGCAAAAGTTCACCGGAGTCCAGATAATGCAAATTAAATCTCAAGGAGATTAACATTTTGGGTCTTTGCATATTGCTTCAAAGTGGTGGTGAGGCTGAAGAGTGGGAACCCGGTAAGAGATAATAAAGAAAGCAAgagctgttgagatggctcagtgggtaaatgtacctgctgccaagcttgggaacctgagtctgatccctgggtCCTACACTGCGGAAGGAGAAACTTAGCTACTTAAAGTTGTCCCATGATCTGGACCCATCcctaacaaaataaattaaaaaaacataatgcaaaataatttctaaagagACTGAGGATGGTAGAACATAGCTGTGACATCAGCACCTGAGAGGGAGTGTCTGGAGGATTCTCAAGTTTAGGCTTAATGTGGGGTCTATGGGTAGATCCtgtcccccaaacaaaaacaaaacaaaacaaaactgagactGGGTTTGGTGAcaaacacttttaatcccaacactcagcgttggggagacagaggttcgtagatctctgtaagttcgaggcgtCTGGTCTATAGACTGAGACATGACCCTACCAGAGAGAGACATTAAGACTTCTCACCAAGAATATGCACTGCCCGAGGCTGTCAACAGTAAAAACACTGTAAGACTTCTCAGTGCCTGTCAACAAGCTGGGTATAttgcctataaccctagcactagAAAGGCTGGGtccaaagaaatgcaaatttgaTGCTTAGgtgagttgaaggctagcctgggtggTGTGgcaaaatcctgtcttaaaacaaagaccaccaccaccaccaccaccaccaccccactaccaccaccacaagtGCATGCACCAGGGCCAGAAAGATGTCTTattgggtaaaggcactttcgACAATcctagcaacctgagttcaattccttgggacctacatggtggaaggtgagaaccaactcccaggtattgtcctctgacttcttcaAGGCGTGCTGGAGCATGAGTATGACACCCCTCCCCTCCATTAATTATGATATTTTCTCAGGGCCAGCAATATGTGATACAGTACTCTTTTAACAATGCTGGCCAGAGCTAGCAAGCTACACTTCCTAGCAAGCCACACAGATGTGGGGATAAACAGCAGCTACCCTACACTGCACTGTGCTGCCAGGCTGTGATGTTTGCTAGATttcaatttacatttatttgtttttaagtatgtatatatctatacatcatgcccatatttctttttttttttttttttgatgttgggAATTGGACCCAAGGGTCTTCTTCATGCGAAGTCAATATATGCTCCATTACTGAGTTACTCTCTACCAAGGTTAAGGGCTttaaatacacttaaaaaaaaaaaaaaaacttgtaatgGATTTGTTGGAATACGCACTACCTAAATCAAAAAGCAtgggtaggggctggagagatggctcagcaagttaaGACCACTAAGCGGCTCCTCTAGAGGAGCTGGGTTTGACTCCTAGTACTCATACGGCAGCTTACaattgcctttaattccagttccagggaatcctatGTAAATAATAATGAGTATTattgttaattaaaaagaagcaaGTATAATATGCCGACCAATTTAATATAGtcactaaaaagaaaacatgctaCCCATACTGTCAGCATTGACTTTGAAACTGTCTATGAGTAGAGAAGAAAATAAGCAagaccagtaagatggctcagtggatagaggcAATTGCCACCCAGTGAGTTTGATCTTCAGGATCcagatggtggaaagagagaaacaattcctacaagttgtcctctgacctccataagcataCCAGGGCACACACAGACCCCCTGCCACACACCCACCATAGATGaatgaaattaaaagtaaaaaggcaAGGAGCAAGGCCATGGCTTCATGTGTCTGGCCCTtgaaatatacatgtatttatatctAACTATAATACCTGTGATGCTTAGATTAATTATCGACTTGACACCACCCAGACTCGTCTGGGAAGAGAGTGGCCATGGGAGGTTGTCTAGATGGGGTTGGCCCGCGGGCACGTCTGTGAGCGATTGCTCTAATTGATGTGGGGAGACCTGgcacactgtgggtggcaccatcccctaaGCAGGGGTTCCTTGTCTACATAAGAGTAGAGAGGGTGAGCTGAGTGGTAGGTGCTcatgcattcattctctctctgcccttgactgtggaAGGACCAGCCGTGTGACCTTCTTGCTGTCCTTGACTTCCCTGCTGTGTTGGGCTGTAACATGggattgtgagctaaaataaatcctttctcccctaagttgctgtgtgtggggttttttcgttttgttttatttttgaatagaataaaaatcaagctgatgtgtgtgtgtgtgtgtgtgtggtgaggggggTAGGGGTGGTTTCTCTTGATGTAATCGTTTCACAATGATGGGGTTAATAGTAAAtttaagagttttaaaatatttagttatgtgtatgtctTTGTCTGTGGGTTTATGTTACTTGATGGGGGTGTGGGGAACTGAGCCTGGATACTTTTCAAGAGCAAAATGCatcttaacccttgagccatctcttcccagcccctgtcagtttaatttttttttttaaatttacttgcaTAGTTAATCATTATGGGAAGCAAAGGATCCCTTTGCAAAGCTTCAACTCACCCTTGAATCTATTTTTCtcacccagattttttttttttttttgttattctttctgACCACCTGCCACTGAACTCAACGTTGAGGGTTCAGAGAAACTGAGATGAGGCAAATTTGATGGTGGTTGACTTTGCCTCAACAAGCTAAGCACAGCTGAGTAAAGTATATAATGTTAGAGTGTGGTGGtttggcccccatagactcatgtgtttgaatgcttgacccatagggagtggcactattaggaggtgtggccttgttggaggaagtgtgtcactgtggaagtgggctttgaggtctcatatgctcaagctatgcccagtgtggcacacagtctctttttgctgcctgtggatcaagatggagacccttagctacctctccagcaccatgtcagcctgcatgcctccatgttttcccatgatgataatgagctgaacctctgaaactgcaagccagccccaattaatgttttcctttataagtgttgccgtggtcatagtgtctcttcacagcaacaggaaccatAGCTAAGACATTGAGGTATCCCAAACTAGGTGCATATTCTTTGTTATTGGAGGCTGGAGGCAAATTTCAAAGCCATCATTGAGAGAGTTTACCCCCGGGGTGGTGGCAGAGGTGGTGGTGAGGTGCTGTATTGGTAACAGCATCTTTAACACTGGTTCTAACCAGAGATATTAAGGCAGCCCTAACCAGCAAGATTTGGCTACCTGTCCTCAAAAGGTCAATGACACAGCCTAGTAATAGTGAAAAGCGGAGAGAAGAGGTGTATCCAACGTGatcacattgggaagaggaacagataAAGAGGTCCAGTGTCCCCCCAAACCTCCCAGTTCATCTTTGAGATCCTGACAGGTTTAGGATAGAATGGTACGAAAGTGGTATTTGTGGCTAAGAGTCCTAGCCAATGTGTTTCAACTCATCATTGATCCATCACTGTCTCAGTTCCAGTTTCTCTTACAAGGTGGCCTAACAATTTGTAAGACCTATGTGGGATCTGTGAAACCACTGCCTTGAAGATAAGCCCCTTCTCTGGCTTGAGCCAGGGCCGGAGGCTTTTCCTTCGCCTAACTTAACACTGCTGGGGAAATTCCAGCTTCTTAAGAAGAGACACAAGACATCGGGTTGAGGAGAGGACACCCTAAAGTGTGGCATTTGGCTTGCTGAGCAATTTGCACTAAGAAACAaggtctttgtgatttttttccccctgccctCCAAGCTTACTCTGAATTTCCTTTACCTACCTTAAGCAAGATCCTTCTGGGTGAATCCAACTGTCTGGGACTCCTCTCCTGGACAGTCGTCATGAGGGAGACTGGGTTACATAGCAGGGGGTGCAGGCCATATCCACCCCATCACGGTCATAGGCTCTCTCTCACCTCTTCATCGGGCCCATCTATCCTCCTGTTCCCCAAATCCATAGTTTATTCTCTACCAAGTTGTTGACTTCCTCTCTCCAGGAGGAAGAGCCTGTAAGCTTCAGAATGTCTCTGGGTTGATGGACGTTCATATTTCCATCTTGTGATTCTCCCAAGCACACATCAAACTGCAAGCCTATTATTTCCTTGAATTGAACTAGTATAAGTTTATTTCCTAGACCCTAGTCAACCAGCCTtcagaagagacaccatgaccacggcaaaatttataaaggaaaacatatatcAAAaggaattataatataataataataaaaaaaaaaacaccaacaaaacccCTCCAGCCCTATCTTCATTCAATACTACCAGTTAACTAATTTAAAAGTGGGCGGGAGAGTCTGTGTACTCAGGGCTATCCATTTCTGAATGGCAGCTTCAAGAGacgcccccactcccacccccacacatagTGAAGCCTCCTCTCAACCTCAGAACATTCCAGACACTTGGGAcgaaggcagagacaagggaagCAACTATTTATTATGCACTGTGGAAAGCTAAGCGGATGGACGGCAATTTTGTTGGAGGGCGGGGATTTCTCTAACCCCATTTCCCCGAAGCTAAAAGACGTCCCTAGAAACGGGCggcttttgggggaggggatgggggtgcgGAGTGGCCCTGCAAGCTCTATGTATGTGTGGAGGGCCTCAGGCATCCCCTTGGTGGACCGCCAGAAAGGTTTATGCTCTGGGTACTGGTCtcacctggagacccaagagggCTACAAGGAATTCTGGTTCCAGATCTGGCCTTCCTGGCTTTTTCCGGAAATCTCCTGGGAGGGCAGCACTCCTCTGCCCGTGTTCCTTATGGGATACTTTCCCTGGTGCCTTTGCAGGATCTCAGCCGGTCCAGCCTAGCCTGCTACTGTTTTCCGAACTTCCTGCTGATTTCACTCCTCACCCCGCCCCCCAAGGCTGACTCTAGCCCCCTTCACGGAAGAGATGACCCCGGCGGCGCTCAGAGGACACTGGGTGGAATCGTTAGAACCTGCCTGGGAACCTTTCAGTGGTATTCTGAGTCTCGATCGTGATGGATGATAAGTATCAGGGACTCCATCAGTTCATTTCCAGAGACTGCTGCTTCTGGCCCAGGaacctcttctccttctctgcttgtTCAAATTCTTTCCTCAGAGCTCAGCCTCAGGCTCTTCTAGAAGTGATGTGGGCGCCTTCTCCAGACTCGCTGTCTCTTCTCCCAtatctaaatcttttttttttttttttttttttgagacaaggtttctctgtg from Peromyscus leucopus breed LL Stock chromosome 22, UCI_PerLeu_2.1, whole genome shotgun sequence includes:
- the Mycn gene encoding N-myc proto-oncogene protein isoform X1, translated to MPSCTASTMPGMICKNPDLEFDSLQPCFYPDEDDFYFGGPDSTPPGEDIWKKFELLPTPPLSPSRAFPEHSPEPSNWATEMLLPEADLWGNPAEEDAFGLGGLGGLTPNPVILQDCMWSGFSAREKLERAVNEKLQHGHGPPGAGTACPAPGVGTSNPGGRALSGTASVGRTGATLPADLSHPAAECVDPAVVFPFPVNKREPAPVSAAPISAPAASAVVTTVSAPAAAPVAAPARAGGRPANSGEHKALSTSGEDTLSDSDDEDDEEEDEEEEIDVVTVEKRRSSSNNKAITTFTITVRPKTSALGVGRAQPGELILKRCVPIHQQHNYAAPSPYVESEDAPPQKKLKSEASPRPLKNVVPAKAKSLSPRNSDSEDSERRRNHNILERQRRNDLRSSFLTLRDHVPELVKNEKAAKVVILKKATEYVHALQANEHQLLLEKEKLQARQQQLLKKIEHARTC